Proteins encoded by one window of Polaribacter haliotis:
- a CDS encoding DUF4091 domain-containing protein yields MKYFLLSLVLLCLTNCTQQQEIVVSTTYEEPIDPSPDSLTNWSTISKGLQASVTSTFNRFVKSKIPKNIKKTSWRGEAWKGERISVQLVLWSKDSITNVKANVSDFISDKDDKLPSSIAKLRFVKYVITDEFAGGCGYRKPENFAASLAADALDTVSSYAIKAKETRPLWVTIDVPADANPGTYNSIISLNIEGQESQDFNLTLNIMSKTLPPPTEWKFHLDLWQNPFAVARIHKVELWSEAHWKLLKPLMKKLANAGQKVITVSLNKRPWGAQTFDQFESMIEWKKKSNGTWQYDYTVFDNWVQFMMDLGVENQISCFSMVPWGNEFYYFDETKNEEVKIVAPPGTKNYETLWVPFLKDFIKHLEIKGWKSKTRIAMDERGPEEMKAMFKLLDKYAPELGASFADNHKSYKLYPTQLKDLSVAFGATVDEEDLALRKQKGYISTHYVCCSDGFPNVFTFSPPAEGVFIGWYTIAANFDGFLRWAYNSWVENPLQDSRFRAWPAGDTYLVYPNNRSSIRFETLREGIQDAEKIRILRNEFATKKMVVKLNALNNIVSQFNITEKPNNLEGLIIAAKQKLNNLAKK; encoded by the coding sequence ATGAAATACTTTTTATTATCATTAGTTTTATTATGTTTAACTAATTGCACTCAACAACAAGAAATAGTAGTTTCTACTACTTATGAAGAACCAATAGATCCATCTCCAGATAGCTTAACAAATTGGTCCACAATTTCTAAAGGTTTACAAGCATCAGTAACTTCTACCTTTAATCGTTTTGTAAAAAGTAAAATTCCAAAAAATATAAAAAAAACATCTTGGAGAGGAGAAGCATGGAAAGGCGAGCGAATTTCTGTACAATTAGTACTTTGGAGCAAAGATTCCATTACCAATGTTAAAGCAAATGTTTCAGACTTTATTTCCGATAAAGACGATAAGCTACCATCGAGTATTGCAAAATTGCGTTTTGTAAAATATGTTATTACAGATGAGTTTGCTGGTGGTTGTGGATATAGGAAGCCAGAAAATTTTGCGGCTTCATTAGCTGCAGACGCTTTGGATACTGTGAGTTCTTATGCTATTAAAGCAAAAGAAACAAGACCACTTTGGGTAACAATTGATGTTCCAGCTGATGCAAATCCAGGAACTTATAATAGTATCATTTCTTTAAATATTGAAGGACAGGAATCTCAAGACTTTAATTTAACTTTAAACATAATGTCTAAAACATTACCACCACCAACCGAGTGGAAGTTTCATTTAGATTTATGGCAGAACCCTTTTGCTGTTGCGCGTATACATAAGGTAGAACTTTGGTCGGAAGCCCATTGGAAATTATTAAAACCTTTAATGAAGAAGCTGGCAAATGCTGGTCAAAAAGTAATTACGGTATCTTTAAATAAAAGACCTTGGGGAGCACAAACATTCGATCAATTTGAATCGATGATTGAATGGAAAAAGAAATCTAATGGAACTTGGCAATACGATTATACTGTTTTTGATAATTGGGTGCAATTTATGATGGATTTAGGAGTTGAAAATCAAATAAGCTGTTTTTCTATGGTACCATGGGGTAATGAGTTTTATTATTTTGATGAAACTAAAAATGAAGAAGTGAAAATTGTAGCACCACCAGGAACCAAAAATTACGAAACTTTATGGGTTCCATTTTTAAAGGATTTTATAAAGCATTTAGAAATAAAAGGATGGAAATCTAAAACGCGAATAGCTATGGATGAACGTGGTCCTGAAGAAATGAAGGCAATGTTTAAGTTATTAGACAAGTACGCACCAGAATTAGGCGCATCATTTGCAGATAACCATAAAAGTTATAAATTATATCCAACGCAGTTAAAAGATTTATCGGTTGCATTTGGTGCTACTGTAGACGAAGAAGATTTAGCACTTAGAAAACAAAAAGGTTATATAAGTACACATTATGTTTGCTGTTCAGATGGTTTTCCAAATGTATTTACATTTTCTCCTCCAGCAGAAGGTGTATTTATAGGTTGGTATACAATAGCAGCAAATTTCGATGGATTCCTACGTTGGGCCTATAACAGTTGGGTAGAAAATCCTTTACAAGACTCACGTTTTAGAGCTTGGCCAGCTGGAGATACATATTTAGTATATCCAAACAATCGAAGTTCTATACGTTTTGAAACATTAAGAGAAGGCATTCAGGATGCAGAAAAAATAAGAATTCTTAGAAACGAATTTGCAACAAAAAAAATGGTTGTAAAACTAAATGCATTAAATAACATAGTTAGCCAATTCAATATAACAGAAAAACCGAATAATTTGGAAGGTTTAATTATTGCTGCTAAGCAAAAACTAAATAATTTGGCGAAAAAGTAA
- a CDS encoding DUF1801 domain-containing protein, giving the protein MKPAEEYILKQPEPFKSILLHLQILIETSFPEVDLQFKWKMPFYYLDEKPFCYLNVSKKKGYVDVGFWASAHLTKYNELLITENRKVIKSLRYFSVEDVNEEVLLSVLEEAHLLKDKGFYKRN; this is encoded by the coding sequence ATGAAACCAGCAGAAGAATACATTTTAAAACAACCAGAACCTTTTAAATCGATTTTATTGCATTTGCAAATTTTAATTGAAACCAGTTTTCCAGAAGTCGATTTACAGTTTAAATGGAAAATGCCTTTTTATTATTTAGATGAAAAACCTTTTTGTTATTTGAATGTATCCAAAAAGAAAGGGTATGTAGATGTTGGTTTTTGGGCTTCTGCACATTTAACAAAATACAACGAACTTTTAATTACAGAAAATAGAAAAGTAATAAAATCTTTAAGATATTTTAGTGTGGAAGATGTAAATGAAGAAGTCTTGTTGTCTGTTTTAGAAGAAGCACATTTACTAAAAGATAAAGGGTTTTACAAAAGAAACTAA
- the kdsA gene encoding 3-deoxy-8-phosphooctulonate synthase, which translates to MDLSLIPNIKHTNSNNFFLLAGPCAIESEEMALRIAEKVITITNKLEIPYIFKGSFKKANRSRIDSFTGIGDEKALKILRKVSETFNVPTVTDIHEVSDAIKAAAYVDILQIPAFLVRQTDLVVAAAKTGKVVNLKKGQFMSPAAMKHAVQKVKDAGSNKAWITDRGTMFGYQDMIVDFRGIPEMREFAPTILDVTHSLQQPNQTAGVTGGRPEMIETIARAGVVNNVDGLFIETHFDPANAKSDGANMLHLDNLESLLTNLVAIRKTINNL; encoded by the coding sequence ATGGACTTATCTCTTATACCAAACATAAAACACACAAATTCTAACAACTTCTTTTTATTGGCTGGGCCTTGTGCGATTGAAAGTGAAGAAATGGCTTTAAGAATTGCAGAAAAAGTAATTACAATTACTAATAAACTAGAAATTCCTTATATTTTTAAAGGAAGTTTTAAAAAAGCAAACAGAAGTAGAATCGATAGTTTTACAGGAATTGGAGATGAAAAAGCATTAAAAATCCTAAGAAAAGTTTCGGAAACCTTTAATGTACCAACAGTTACAGACATTCACGAAGTTTCAGATGCTATAAAAGCTGCAGCATATGTAGATATTTTACAGATTCCTGCCTTTTTGGTACGTCAAACAGATTTGGTGGTTGCTGCTGCAAAAACAGGTAAGGTTGTCAATTTAAAAAAAGGGCAATTTATGAGTCCTGCTGCTATGAAACACGCCGTTCAAAAAGTAAAAGATGCAGGCTCAAACAAAGCATGGATTACAGATAGAGGAACCATGTTTGGCTACCAAGACATGATTGTCGATTTTCGTGGAATCCCAGAAATGCGTGAATTCGCACCTACTATTTTAGATGTTACACATTCATTACAACAACCAAATCAAACTGCTGGAGTTACAGGTGGAAGACCAGAAATGATTGAAACCATTGCCAGAGCTGGAGTTGTTAACAATGTAGATGGTTTATTTATCGAAACACATTTCGATCCTGCAAACGCAAAATCTGATGGCGCAAACATGTTGCATTTAGACAATTTAGAAAGCTTGTTAACCAATTTAGTTGCCATTCGTAAAACAATAAATAATTTATAG
- a CDS encoding DUF3820 family protein → MEENNLQNRQFLIDLSKMKMPFGKYKGRFLIDLPEHYIVWYRTKGFPKGKLGLQMQLVYELQLNGLEDIIRKIK, encoded by the coding sequence ATGGAAGAGAATAATCTTCAAAATAGACAATTTCTGATTGATTTATCAAAAATGAAAATGCCTTTTGGAAAATACAAAGGCAGGTTTTTAATTGATTTACCAGAACATTATATTGTTTGGTATAGAACTAAAGGTTTTCCTAAAGGAAAATTGGGTTTACAAATGCAATTGGTTTATGAGTTGCAATTGAATGGTTTGGAAGATATTATTCGAAAAATTAAATAG
- a CDS encoding endonuclease/exonuclease/phosphatase family protein, whose amino-acid sequence MKHILYFVALLFCFSSCNQQVKKVSNKEELFTFKVMAWNILHGGNDIENGAKNVVNIIKEIDPDIILMVETYGSGKMIAASLGYNFHLIAPNGTALDNKGTNLSIFSKFPFGERIDTENDFYLGGREIIVNGQKINVFSNWFHYLPWADEPEELGMSVEELLEWEKSEAKYKMIQKVLPNIKKYASQADSIPMIFGGDLNTPSHLDWGAETKAIHNGLIVPWYATKILEDIGLIDTYRKLNPNPVTHPGITWHTKGINDNHRIDYIFYKNHKLKAIKSESFKVFFNEPFKINNKEILYPSDHGIVVTTFQLAN is encoded by the coding sequence ATGAAACATATATTATATTTTGTAGCATTATTGTTCTGTTTTTCTTCCTGTAATCAGCAAGTAAAAAAAGTATCGAATAAAGAAGAGTTATTTACGTTTAAAGTAATGGCTTGGAATATTCTACATGGGGGAAACGATATTGAAAATGGTGCAAAAAATGTTGTAAATATTATCAAAGAAATAGACCCAGATATTATTTTAATGGTAGAAACCTATGGCTCTGGTAAAATGATCGCAGCTTCCTTAGGCTATAACTTTCATTTAATTGCTCCTAATGGGACTGCTTTAGATAATAAAGGAACCAATTTATCTATTTTTTCAAAATTCCCTTTTGGAGAACGTATTGATACTGAAAATGATTTTTATTTAGGAGGAAGAGAAATAATAGTTAATGGTCAAAAAATAAATGTATTTTCCAATTGGTTTCATTATTTACCATGGGCAGATGAACCTGAAGAACTAGGAATGTCTGTAGAGGAACTTTTAGAGTGGGAAAAATCGGAAGCTAAATACAAAATGATTCAAAAAGTATTGCCCAATATTAAAAAGTATGCTTCACAAGCCGATTCTATTCCTATGATTTTTGGAGGAGATTTAAATACACCATCTCATTTAGATTGGGGAGCAGAAACTAAAGCCATTCATAACGGATTAATTGTGCCTTGGTACGCTACCAAAATATTAGAAGATATTGGGTTAATTGATACTTACAGAAAATTAAATCCTAACCCTGTTACCCATCCTGGAATTACTTGGCATACCAAAGGGATAAACGACAACCATCGTATAGATTACATTTTTTATAAAAATCATAAGTTAAAAGCTATTAAATCAGAATCATTTAAGGTATTCTTTAATGAGCCTTTTAAAATTAATAATAAAGAAATTCTTTATCCATCAGATCATGGTATTGTTGTCACTACATTTCAACTTGCCAACTAA
- a CDS encoding mechanosensitive ion channel family protein has product MNIDQLFDNPIFVNIASVFLLFVVVYIVIKMAQKGATKLATDNASKYKMRKFVNFLGYIIFVIGIMLIFNAKLSGFGTALGVAGAGIAFALQEIIVSIAGYIAIFTSNFYKVGDRVKLGGIKGDVIDIGILRTTLMEIGDWVNGDLYNGKMVRVANSFIFKEPVYNYSGDFPFLWDEITIPIKTDGDYQYAKEKFYDILKEEVGDFSETSQVAWNKMIGTYSLENARVKPMITMVFDENWITFTLRYVVDYKSRRGTKSILFDKILTSIKGSNGKVEVASAAYEVFNK; this is encoded by the coding sequence ATGAATATTGACCAATTATTCGACAATCCTATTTTTGTAAACATAGCATCAGTATTTCTACTTTTTGTTGTTGTTTACATCGTTATAAAAATGGCTCAAAAAGGAGCTACAAAATTAGCAACAGACAATGCTTCTAAATATAAAATGAGAAAGTTTGTCAACTTTTTAGGCTACATCATTTTTGTTATTGGAATTATGCTAATTTTTAATGCAAAACTCTCCGGATTTGGAACAGCTTTAGGAGTTGCAGGAGCAGGAATTGCGTTTGCTTTGCAAGAAATAATTGTGAGTATTGCTGGTTACATAGCCATTTTTACAAGTAATTTTTATAAAGTTGGAGATCGTGTAAAACTAGGTGGAATTAAAGGAGACGTTATTGATATTGGTATTTTAAGAACCACGTTAATGGAAATTGGCGATTGGGTAAATGGCGATTTATACAATGGTAAAATGGTGCGAGTTGCCAACAGTTTTATATTTAAAGAACCTGTTTATAATTATTCTGGAGATTTTCCTTTTTTGTGGGATGAGATTACAATTCCAATTAAAACTGATGGCGATTATCAATATGCAAAAGAGAAATTCTACGATATTTTAAAAGAAGAAGTTGGTGATTTTTCTGAAACTTCTCAAGTTGCATGGAATAAAATGATTGGTACTTACAGCTTAGAAAACGCCAGAGTAAAACCAATGATAACGATGGTTTTTGATGAAAATTGGATAACGTTTACGTTAAGATATGTGGTAGATTATAAATCTAGAAGAGGAACAAAATCTATTTTATTTGATAAAATTCTAACTTCAATCAAAGGGTCTAATGGAAAAGTAGAGGTTGCATCTGCGGCTTACGAAGTTTTTAATAAATAA
- a CDS encoding NAD(P)-dependent oxidoreductase, with product MKFGIIKERKNPPDRRVVFSPQKLKEFQEQFPKAILKVESSDIRVFSDDSYKSEGIQVSEKMDDCDVLFGVKEVPVDNLIPNKKYFFFSHTIKKQPYNRDLLNAILDKKIELFDHETIVKENGARLIGFGRYAGIVGAYNGFRAIGLKSGAFQLPKAEILDSQQELIEQLQKIELSNIKILLTGNGKVAYGAKEMLDAMNILEVTTEEYLNNTYQEPVYCLADVLDYNKRKDGKVIDNSDFYNHPEKYESNFMRFAKVTDFFIAGHFYGDGAPYLFTREDAKSADFNIKFVADISCDIDGPVASTIRPSTIAEPIYGYNPRTETEVNFKDDNAIVVMAVDNLPCELPKDASEGFGEMFLENVIPAFFNNDKDGVLERAKMTENGKLTERFSYLQDYVDGRE from the coding sequence ATGAAGTTTGGTATTATTAAAGAACGCAAAAACCCACCAGATAGAAGAGTTGTATTTTCTCCACAGAAATTAAAAGAATTTCAAGAACAATTTCCAAAAGCAATTTTGAAAGTTGAAAGTTCAGATATTCGAGTTTTTTCAGATGATTCTTACAAAAGCGAAGGAATACAAGTATCTGAAAAAATGGATGATTGCGATGTTTTATTTGGTGTAAAAGAAGTGCCTGTAGATAATTTAATTCCGAATAAAAAATACTTTTTCTTTAGTCACACTATTAAAAAGCAACCTTATAATAGAGATTTGCTAAACGCAATTTTAGACAAGAAAATCGAATTATTCGACCACGAAACTATCGTAAAAGAAAATGGCGCACGTTTAATTGGTTTTGGACGTTATGCAGGAATTGTTGGTGCTTATAATGGTTTTAGAGCCATTGGTTTAAAAAGTGGCGCTTTTCAATTACCAAAAGCAGAAATTTTAGACAGTCAGCAAGAATTAATAGAACAACTTCAAAAAATAGAACTTTCTAACATTAAAATTCTTTTAACAGGAAATGGAAAAGTAGCTTATGGAGCCAAAGAAATGTTAGATGCTATGAATATTTTAGAAGTTACAACCGAAGAATATTTAAACAATACTTACCAAGAGCCAGTATATTGTTTAGCAGATGTTCTAGATTATAACAAACGCAAAGATGGTAAAGTTATAGATAATTCCGATTTTTATAACCATCCAGAAAAATATGAATCTAACTTTATGCGCTTTGCAAAAGTGACAGACTTTTTTATTGCTGGACATTTTTATGGAGATGGAGCACCTTATTTATTTACAAGAGAAGATGCAAAATCTGCAGATTTTAATATAAAGTTTGTTGCAGATATTTCTTGTGATATTGATGGGCCAGTAGCTTCAACCATTAGACCATCTACAATTGCAGAACCAATTTATGGTTACAATCCAAGAACAGAAACCGAAGTAAATTTTAAAGATGATAATGCTATTGTAGTTATGGCAGTAGATAATTTACCTTGTGAATTACCCAAAGATGCAAGTGAAGGTTTTGGAGAAATGTTTTTAGAAAATGTAATTCCGGCTTTTTTCAATAATGATAAAGATGGCGTTTTAGAACGTGCAAAAATGACAGAAAACGGAAAACTGACAGAACGTTTTTCTTACTTACAAGATTATGTAGATGGAAGAGAATAA
- a CDS encoding transglutaminase domain-containing protein translates to MKYLLTFFLLISIATNSQDFAEVDAKVTKYPRYSKVEDLANKIDKDFSKKEEKARAAFFWLAKNIRYNLKEFYNPRQRSIRFSYFSEEEKKQKLQAAKDNLVAAMFKTKQGVCEEYAQSFKKICDLLGLESEVIKGYVRNIPNEIGKPANATNHAWNAVKLNGKWIILDATWAAGYEYNGKWIRKFNDYFYNIPKNKIFKTHFPDDSLWVLRFGRMSLSEFYNQPIYGHNFLNSDIELLSPKNGIIKVERVENIVLKFKNLALSSSIIYNFRGYKYAQKAVLKIENGITILSIPKPKKNSELYLYLNNEVALQFKTR, encoded by the coding sequence ATGAAATATCTTCTTACTTTCTTTTTATTAATTTCAATAGCTACAAACTCTCAAGATTTTGCAGAAGTAGATGCTAAAGTCACAAAATATCCACGTTATTCTAAAGTGGAAGATTTAGCAAATAAAATCGATAAAGATTTTTCAAAAAAAGAAGAAAAAGCAAGAGCTGCTTTTTTTTGGTTGGCGAAAAATATTCGTTATAATTTAAAAGAATTTTACAATCCAAGACAAAGAAGTATTCGTTTTAGCTATTTTTCCGAGGAAGAAAAAAAGCAAAAATTACAAGCCGCAAAAGACAATTTAGTTGCTGCTATGTTTAAAACAAAACAAGGTGTTTGCGAAGAATATGCACAGTCTTTTAAAAAAATCTGCGATTTACTAGGTCTAGAATCCGAAGTTATAAAAGGATATGTAAGAAACATTCCCAATGAAATAGGGAAACCAGCAAATGCTACAAACCATGCTTGGAACGCCGTAAAACTAAATGGAAAATGGATTATTTTAGACGCAACTTGGGCTGCAGGTTACGAATATAATGGAAAATGGATCCGAAAATTTAACGATTACTTTTATAACATTCCAAAAAATAAAATTTTTAAAACTCATTTCCCTGATGATTCTTTATGGGTTCTACGTTTTGGCAGAATGTCTTTATCTGAATTTTACAACCAGCCTATTTATGGACACAATTTTTTAAACTCGGATATTGAGCTACTTTCTCCAAAAAATGGAATTATTAAAGTTGAAAGAGTTGAAAATATTGTTTTAAAGTTTAAGAACTTAGCTTTAAGCTCTTCTATCATTTATAATTTTAGAGGGTATAAATATGCACAAAAAGCAGTTTTAAAAATAGAAAATGGAATTACAATTTTATCAATTCCTAAGCCCAAAAAAAATTCTGAATTATATTTGTACTTGAATAATGAAGTTGCGCTTCAGTTTAAGACGAGGTAA
- a CDS encoding DUF2945 domain-containing protein codes for MIKKGTKVTWKWGSGTAEGKVEETYIKETTKTIKETEVTRNGEEGNKALYIKQKDGDYVLKLESEVSRADS; via the coding sequence ATGATTAAAAAAGGAACAAAAGTAACTTGGAAATGGGGTAGTGGAACAGCAGAAGGCAAAGTAGAAGAAACCTATATAAAAGAAACCACCAAAACAATTAAAGAAACAGAAGTTACCAGAAATGGAGAAGAAGGAAATAAAGCATTATACATCAAGCAAAAAGATGGCGATTATGTTTTAAAACTTGAGAGTGAAGTAAGTAGAGCAGATTCATAA